The proteins below are encoded in one region of Macrococcus armenti:
- a CDS encoding NAD-dependent epimerase/dehydratase family protein, whose product MKEKVLLTGATGYIGKYLSQQLAGQFDIYAMSKYPGEVVQGVKWITADMFSLNDCIDAMQHVDYGVYFLDPNKRSSKLNDARFKDINAISADNFARAAETTGLKAIFYITGTSDDTETLNILQSYSTPVFATKTTVKRKGIVPQTQTSEINDVRSIQRTLIPSSWTVAEVSRYYFNWLSEMAFNVVQVTEAGQSFTIHVAGKNILTLTLDEEKCDVNRVVYKITSGAMYKDTPDSRARMEFRRLKHTDTLIIALHDYEPTLPWLIYLLTQLPIHHLSMRIFDVEMRIARFQEEKANGVEKRYTK is encoded by the coding sequence ATGAAAGAAAAAGTATTGTTAACAGGTGCAACAGGTTATATCGGAAAATATTTATCACAGCAACTTGCAGGACAGTTTGATATATATGCGATGAGTAAGTATCCAGGTGAAGTAGTGCAAGGTGTCAAATGGATAACTGCCGATATGTTCTCTTTAAATGATTGTATCGATGCAATGCAGCATGTGGACTACGGCGTTTACTTTCTGGATCCGAATAAACGCTCCAGTAAATTAAACGATGCAAGGTTTAAAGATATCAATGCAATCAGTGCGGATAACTTTGCCCGTGCAGCTGAAACGACAGGTTTAAAAGCAATTTTCTACATTACCGGAACAAGTGATGATACAGAAACATTGAACATTTTACAAAGTTACAGCACGCCTGTATTCGCTACTAAAACGACAGTTAAAAGAAAAGGGATTGTACCACAGACACAAACGTCTGAGATCAACGACGTCAGAAGTATTCAAAGAACGCTTATCCCGTCGTCGTGGACAGTTGCTGAAGTAAGCCGATATTACTTTAACTGGTTGAGTGAAATGGCATTTAACGTAGTACAAGTAACAGAAGCGGGACAATCGTTTACGATACATGTCGCGGGTAAGAATATTCTCACGCTGACATTGGATGAAGAAAAATGTGATGTCAATCGTGTCGTATATAAAATAACGAGTGGTGCAATGTATAAAGATACGCCGGATAGTAGAGCGCGTATGGAATTCAGAAGGTTAAAACATACAGATACATTAATTATCGCATTGCATGATTACGAACCGACATTACCATGGTTAATTTATTTATTAACACAATTACCAATTCATCATTTATCTATGCGCATATTCGATGTAGAAATGCGTATAGCACGATTTCAGGAAGAGAAAGCAAACGGCGTAGAAAAACGATATACGAAATAA
- a CDS encoding DUF47 domain-containing protein, which translates to MFNKKKDKFAVQLEAMAENLDRAAVAFGEMTFHNAFDLKKYADTIKAYETNGDELMHQMISDLNQTFITPIEREDILALSNAIDDVMDGMEETSAMFEMYSIEYSDEFMAEFVQNIQGCAKEIKTAVSLVADKKLSHVRVHSINIKEHETNCDGILRQSIKHILSVETDPLTVMKIKDIYQSLEDIADKCQAVANILESIIMKNS; encoded by the coding sequence ATGTTTAACAAGAAAAAAGATAAATTTGCGGTTCAGTTAGAAGCTATGGCAGAAAACTTAGATCGTGCTGCAGTTGCATTTGGTGAAATGACTTTTCATAATGCATTTGATTTAAAAAAGTATGCGGATACGATTAAAGCATACGAAACAAATGGTGACGAGTTAATGCACCAGATGATATCAGACTTAAATCAAACTTTCATTACACCAATTGAACGTGAAGATATTCTTGCACTTTCAAATGCAATTGACGATGTAATGGATGGTATGGAAGAAACATCTGCAATGTTTGAAATGTACTCAATTGAGTACTCAGATGAGTTTATGGCAGAGTTCGTTCAGAACATTCAAGGTTGTGCGAAAGAAATCAAAACAGCAGTTTCACTTGTCGCTGATAAAAAGTTATCACATGTACGTGTGCACTCTATTAATATTAAAGAACATGAAACAAATTGCGACGGTATTTTAAGACAGTCTATTAAACATATTCTATCTGTAGAAACTGATCCATTAACTGTGATGAAGATTAAAGATATTTATCAATCACTGGAAGATATCGCTGATAAATGTCAGGCAGTTGCGAACATACTTGAATCTATCATTATGAAAAATAGTTAA
- a CDS encoding inorganic phosphate transporter has product MEPIIIFTFAIVFFALAFDFINGFHDTANAIATAVSTKALKPRHAIFMAAVLNFVGAILFHGVAKTVTKDIVDPFTLQNGQVVILAALISAITWNLLTWYYGIPSSSSHTLIGSIAGAAIASGGFGILEYAGFTKIVVGLIISPLLAFIVGYIMYTIIKTVFKNANLTKTNRSFRVVQIFTAAAQAFAHGSNDAQKAMGIITMALISAGMQTGSTEPQWWVQLSCAAAMGLGTAVGGWKIIKTVGGNIMKIRPANGVAADLSSALIIFGATHIHLPVSTTHVVSSSILGVGSSHRVKGVKWTTAQRMIITWVITMPISALLAAIVFFVVNFLTHIF; this is encoded by the coding sequence ATGGAACCGATTATTATTTTTACGTTTGCGATTGTGTTCTTCGCGTTAGCCTTTGACTTTATCAATGGTTTCCACGATACGGCAAATGCAATTGCAACAGCAGTATCTACTAAAGCATTAAAACCACGTCATGCAATCTTTATGGCAGCAGTGCTGAACTTTGTTGGTGCGATTCTGTTCCACGGAGTTGCAAAAACAGTAACGAAAGATATCGTTGACCCGTTTACATTACAAAACGGTCAAGTAGTAATATTAGCGGCATTAATTAGTGCTATTACCTGGAACTTACTTACTTGGTATTATGGAATTCCAAGTTCATCATCTCATACATTAATTGGATCAATTGCAGGTGCTGCAATTGCCTCTGGTGGATTTGGCATATTAGAATATGCTGGATTTACGAAAATTGTAGTCGGATTAATTATTTCACCACTACTTGCATTTATCGTCGGATATATTATGTATACGATTATTAAAACAGTATTTAAAAATGCGAATCTGACTAAAACAAATCGTAGTTTCAGAGTTGTACAAATCTTTACAGCAGCAGCGCAAGCTTTCGCACATGGTTCCAATGATGCACAAAAAGCGATGGGGATTATTACGATGGCATTAATCTCTGCGGGTATGCAAACAGGTAGTACTGAACCACAATGGTGGGTACAGTTATCATGTGCTGCAGCAATGGGACTTGGTACAGCAGTTGGTGGATGGAAGATTATTAAAACAGTTGGTGGCAACATTATGAAAATTCGCCCGGCAAACGGTGTAGCGGCAGATTTATCATCAGCTTTAATTATCTTTGGTGCAACACATATTCACTTACCAGTATCAACAACACACGTTGTATCATCATCAATTTTAGGTGTAGGTTCAAGCCACCGTGTGAAAGGTGTAAAATGGACAACAGCACAACGTATGATCATTACTTGGGTAATTACGATGCCAATTTCAGCTTTACTTGCAGCAATTGTATTTTTTGTAGTTAACTTTTTAACGCATATTTTTTAA
- a CDS encoding Bax inhibitor-1/YccA family protein has translation MNNYYNAEPVSRSSAYRQTFLFFMYYWIIFAAGTYLGQFVPAGLRFTVSMAIFALIMMSLFVRASRKFGFLISNLMAFGMGIVSYGSFMYYMSTLGEVAFYQNVALAVGAFLAFGLVGFFVVGDATNLGRLLFPALIALVFASFLGIFIQIPMFQMVITIAGLAIFFLYTVYDFNRLKQGNFSPQEMGFSLFINLLNIILDILRLASILRD, from the coding sequence ATGAACAATTACTATAACGCAGAACCGGTATCACGTTCATCTGCTTACCGTCAGACGTTTTTATTCTTTATGTATTACTGGATTATCTTTGCAGCAGGAACTTATTTAGGTCAGTTCGTACCAGCTGGTTTAAGATTTACAGTTTCAATGGCTATTTTTGCACTGATTATGATGTCACTATTTGTTCGTGCATCACGTAAATTTGGATTTTTAATTTCGAACTTAATGGCATTTGGTATGGGAATCGTAAGTTATGGTTCGTTTATGTACTACATGTCAACATTAGGTGAAGTTGCATTTTATCAAAACGTGGCGCTTGCAGTTGGGGCATTCTTAGCATTCGGTTTAGTTGGTTTCTTCGTTGTAGGAGATGCTACAAACTTAGGACGTTTATTATTCCCGGCATTAATCGCTTTAGTGTTTGCAAGTTTCTTAGGTATCTTTATTCAAATTCCAATGTTTCAGATGGTAATAACAATTGCAGGATTAGCAATTTTCTTCCTGTACACTGTATATGACTTCAACCGTTTGAAACAAGGAAACTTCTCACCACAGGAGATGGGATTCAGTTTATTTATTAACTTATTAAATATCATTTTAGATATTTTACGATTAGCGAGTATTTTAAGAGATTAA
- a CDS encoding YebC/PmpR family DNA-binding transcriptional regulator: MGRKWNNIKEKKAAKDKNTSRIYAKFGREIYVAAKSGEPDPESNQNLKFVLERAKTYSVPKHIIDRAIEKAKGGSEENYDELRYEGFGPGGSMLIVDALTNNVNRTASDVRAAFGKNGGNMGVSGSVSYMFDNTAVFGFDGKTADETLEILMEADIDVRDVMEEDGHVVVYAEPDQFAAVQNTLKEAGVEEFTVAELSMVPQNELDLSDADLEVFEKLVDAIEDLEDVQTVHHNVNA; the protein is encoded by the coding sequence ATGGGTCGTAAGTGGAACAATATTAAAGAGAAGAAAGCTGCAAAGGATAAAAACACGAGTAGAATTTATGCTAAGTTTGGCCGTGAGATTTATGTTGCAGCAAAATCTGGAGAGCCAGATCCAGAGTCGAACCAGAATTTAAAGTTTGTACTTGAACGTGCGAAAACATATTCAGTACCAAAACATATTATCGACCGTGCAATTGAAAAAGCTAAAGGCGGTTCTGAAGAGAACTATGATGAATTACGCTATGAAGGATTCGGTCCAGGTGGATCAATGTTAATCGTTGATGCGTTAACAAATAACGTAAACCGTACAGCAAGTGACGTACGTGCAGCATTCGGTAAGAATGGTGGAAACATGGGTGTATCAGGTTCTGTAAGCTACATGTTTGATAATACTGCTGTATTTGGATTTGATGGTAAAACTGCAGATGAAACGTTAGAAATTTTGATGGAAGCGGACATAGACGTGCGTGATGTAATGGAAGAAGATGGCCACGTTGTTGTATATGCTGAGCCAGATCAGTTTGCAGCAGTTCAGAACACGTTGAAAGAAGCAGGTGTAGAGGAATTTACAGTTGCTGAGCTTTCAATGGTACCTCAAAATGAATTAGATTTGTCAGATGCAGATTTAGAAGTATTCGAGAAGTTAGTAGATGCAATTGAAGATTTAGAGGACGTACAAACAGTACACCATAATGTAAATGCATAA
- a CDS encoding cupin domain-containing protein, translated as MNKHDFIESLKLIPHPEGGYYFETYKSDLSVENKKLYTSIYFLLEAGNISHFHRIKSDELWYFHAGDTLTIHMIFEDGKYEAVKLGLDVKNGEVPQFLVPKNTVFASTVEGENEWSLVGCMVSPGFTFEEFELFTQDELKVRYPEHTNIIEKYALKQKEDV; from the coding sequence ATGAATAAGCATGATTTCATTGAAAGTTTGAAATTAATACCACATCCTGAAGGTGGTTACTATTTTGAAACATATAAGTCAGATTTAAGTGTTGAAAATAAAAAATTATATACTAGTATATATTTTCTGCTTGAAGCAGGGAATATCTCACATTTTCATAGAATAAAATCAGATGAGTTATGGTACTTTCATGCTGGAGACACACTCACAATTCATATGATTTTTGAAGATGGTAAATATGAAGCAGTAAAATTAGGGCTAGATGTTAAAAACGGTGAAGTGCCTCAATTTTTAGTACCTAAAAATACTGTGTTTGCTTCAACCGTTGAAGGTGAGAATGAATGGAGTCTTGTTGGATGCATGGTATCACCAGGTTTTACATTTGAAGAATTTGAATTATTTACTCAAGATGAGCTTAAAGTCAGATATCCGGAACATACAAATATAATTGAAAAATATGCATTAAAACAAAAGGAGGATGTATAA
- a CDS encoding VOC family protein, with the protein MKNKKITPFMMFNGKAEAAIEFYTSVFRNSEVISMIKYDEQGPGAPGTVNHAVFTIHNEQFMAIDNANGTDIPFTPALSFAVECESVEEIEFLYDQLKENGQVLMELAPMPPVAEKFAWIADQFGINWQLNLPLLA; encoded by the coding sequence ATGAAAAACAAAAAAATAACACCGTTTATGATGTTTAACGGGAAAGCAGAAGCAGCAATTGAGTTTTATACATCAGTATTTCGTAATAGTGAAGTTATTTCAATGATCAAGTATGATGAACAAGGCCCTGGTGCACCTGGAACGGTTAATCACGCGGTATTTACGATTCATAATGAACAATTTATGGCGATTGATAATGCAAATGGTACGGATATTCCTTTTACACCTGCACTGAGTTTTGCGGTGGAATGTGAATCTGTCGAAGAGATTGAGTTTTTATATGATCAGTTAAAGGAAAATGGTCAAGTGTTAATGGAACTTGCACCGATGCCACCTGTTGCTGAGAAGTTTGCATGGATTGCCGATCAGTTCGGTATTAACTGGCAACTTAATTTACCACTTTTAGCATAA